Proteins found in one Takifugu rubripes chromosome 15, fTakRub1.2, whole genome shotgun sequence genomic segment:
- the LOC101064645 gene encoding F-BAR and double SH3 domains protein 2: MQPPPRKVRVSQELKHTHAEQMNRLSVKHQTECDLLEDLRTFSLKRAAVEKDYAQALQKLANQYLKREWPGCQTDDEDEPRNMYCVWRAYLEGSIQVSQARISTCENYKVQVSDQVKMFRLQKEQQLKKCTDQLMAVQAELQDSIKDVMKSRKKYQEAETMAQAVREKADMDARSRLSLFQSRSSLQRANVKLKAKRSECNSKATHTRNEYLLTLAAANAHQRHYYDTDLINCIKVLDGQIYTQVKDYLASLCQIELDGYQTVDQIFGHLVKVSNGALQDFQEQLFIQKNQIFQQPPEFLFQPIDSDSVMQLQRESGTAEEQSLDKEARKWASRVAREYKSVVHIQKTLEEYRTQETSEHNSAELEPKMEAARHNLRRAELMKLKAEARLDLLRQVGVAVETWLKSAMNQVMEELENECWNNLSGHDASLAGVADLEREEEDGMEDSGEVLDDSSSSPSSTLKNYPLTCKVLYSYKASQPDELTIEEQEILEVIDDGDMEDWVKARNRSGQVGYVPEKYLQLPSSNSLLSMLQALAALDARSHSSSSNSTELETELPSGSVNGDSNVSFAKALYDYSGQTEDELSFPEGAIIRILSKDTHEDDGFWEGEFNGAVGVFPAVLVEDLTGTENRDGLNESACASLSPPTEGDRSSHSPFQPGPLHSSPLQTPTMSSPQSSTAVSPIREASAYENGHQGRSAAAHKTPFEGTPQNTSQPPKYPGNAGCNIRPVRAAPPPPKQHPRGQVKRREEVEITLV, encoded by the exons ATGCAACCCCCACCGAGAAAG GTTCGAGTCAGccaggagctgaaacacactCACGCAGAGCAGATGAACAGATTAAGCGTGAAACATCAGACAGAATGTGACCTTCTTGAAGACCTGAG AACCTTTAGCCTGAAGAGGGCAGCTGTAGAGAAAGACTACGCTCAG GCCCTCCAGAAGTTGGCCAATCAGTATTTGAAGAGGGAGTGGCCGGGCTGTCagacagatgatgaagatgagcccaG GAACATGTACTGTGTGTGGAGGGCCTATCTGGAAGGTTCCATCCAGGTCAGCCAGGCTAGAATCAGCACCTGCGAGAACTACAAAGTCCAGGTCAGCGACCAGGTGAAGATGTTCAGactgcagaaggagcagcagctgaagaag TGCACGGACCAGCTGATGGCTGTTCAAGCTGAGCTGCAAGATTCCATCAAAGATGTGATGAAGAGCAGAAAGAAGTACCAGGAGGCCGAAACGATGGCGCAGGCGGTCCGCGAGAAGGCTGATATGGATGCCAG GTCCAGGTTAAGTCTGTTCCAGTCCCGATCCAGTCTCCAGAGAGCCAACGTAAAG CTAAAAGCAAAAAGGAGCGAGTGTAACTCGAAAGCCACACACACGAGAAACGAATACCTTCTAACGCTGGCGGCCGCTAACGCTCACCAGCGGCATTACTATGACACAGACCTCATCAACTGTATCAAG GTGTTGGATGGTCAGATCTACACCCAGGTGAAGGATTATCTGGCGTCGCTCTGTCAGATCGAGCTGGATGGTTACCAGACGGTTGACCAAATCTTTGGCCACCTTGTAAAAGTCTCCAACGGC GCGCTTCAGGACTTCCAAGAGCAGCTCTTCATACAGAAGAACCAGATCTTCCAGCAGCCTCCAGAATTCTTGTTCCAACCCATCGACTCTGATTCG GTGatgcagctgcagagagaaagtggaacagcagaggaacaaagtCTGGATAAGGAGGCGAGGAAATGGGCGAGCCGAGTGGCCCGAGAGTACAAGAGTGTCGTCCACATCCAGAAG ACTCTGGAGGAATACAGGACGCAGGAGACATCCGAGCACAACAGTGCTGAGCTGGAGCCCAAGATGGAGGCGGCCCGACACAATCTGCGTAGAGCagag TTGATGAAATTGAAAGCGGAGGCTCGTCTGGATCTGCTGAGACAAGTGGGTGTTGCCGTGGAGACATGGCTGAAGAGCGCCATGAAtcaagtgatggaggagctggagaatgaGTGCTGGAACAACCTGAGCGGCCATGATGCGTCACTGGCG GGGGTGGCAGACctggagcgggaggaggaggacgggatgGAGGACAGTGGCGAAGTGTTGGatgacagcagctccagcccctccagcaCCTTGAAGAACTACCCCCTCACTTGCAAAGTTCTCTATTCTTACAAG GCATCTCAGCCAGATGAACTGACCATCGAGGAGCAGGAGATCTTGGAGGTCATTGATGACGGAGACATGGAGGACTGGGTCAAG GCCAGAAATCGCAGTGGACAGGTGGGCTATGTTCCAGAGAAGTACCTGCAGCTGCCCTCGTCCAACAGCCTGCTGAGCATGCTGCAGGCGCTGGCTGCACTGGACGCCCGATCGCACTCTTCCAGCAGTAACTCCACCGAACTTGAGACCGAACTGCCATCTGGTTCCGTCAATGGAGACTCAAATG TGTCTTTTGCGAAGGCCCTCTACGACTACTCTGGACAAACGGAGGACGAGCTGTCGTTTCCCGAAGGAGCCATCATTCGAATTCTGAGTAAAGACACCCACGAGGATGACGGTTTCTGGGAGGGGGAGTTCAATGGCGCGGTGGGCGTCTTCCCTGCCGTCCTGGTGGAAGATCTGACAGGCACTGAAAACAGAGACGGACTAAATGAAAGCGCATGT GCTTCGCTGTCCCCTCCGACCGAGGGAGATCGATCGTCTCACAGCCCTTTCCAGCCTGGTCCTCTCCACAGCAGCCCCCTCCAGACACCCACCATGTCCTCACCTCAGTCCAGCACCGCTGTCTCTCCAATTAGGGAAGCATCTGCCTATGAAAATGGACATCAGGGACGTTCTGCTGCAGCACACAAAACCCCTTTTGAAG GTACCCCTCAGAATACTTCTCAACCTCCCAAATACCCAGGAAACGCAGGCTGCAACATCCGACCT GTCCGTGCGGCACCTCCGCCTCCAAAGCAGCATCCTCGCGGGCAGGTGAAGCggcgagaggaagtggagatCACGCTGGTGTGA
- the LOC101064194 gene encoding ATP-sensitive inward rectifier potassium channel 1-like, with protein MFHLLQRHIQPAGHRNRKTRLVTKDGHCNIEFGNIEYSNHFAYLMDFWTTFVEIRWRFVLLLFVASFTGSWFIFSLLWYWIAKSNGDLTGQNRTDEHVRCVDNVNGLTTAFLYSLETQTTIGYGGRALTGHCAGTVALIIVQSLIGVFINCFMCGVVLAKISLPKNRAKTVTFSDKAVICLKKGSLCLLIRVANLRKTLLIGSQIYGKLLRTTSTPDGETIILDQVDIDFMVDVGKDNLFFVCPLTLYHVINRSSPFYELSADSLPHQDFELVVFLEGTAESTSSACQVRTSYIPQEIQWGYSFLPIISHTKTGKYRVDFSNFSKSVRVTTPHCVRCSQADLDHRNHNIHDNENHRMRDKVGIDNLGFQVVEIHESTSVTKM; from the coding sequence ATGTTCCATCTGCTCCAGCGTCATATCCAGCCAGCTGGACACCGAAACCGCAAGACTCGTCTGGTCACCAAAGATGGACACTGCAACATTGAGTTCGGCAACATCGAGTACAGCAACCACTTTGCGTACTTGATGGATTTCTGGACCACCTTTGTGGAGATCCGATGGcgctttgtcctcctcctgtttgtGGCCTCGTTTACTGGGAGCTGGTTCATTTTCAGTCTGCTGTGGTACTGGATTGCAAAGAGCAATGGTGATCTCACGGGACAAAATCGTACAGACGAGCACGTTCGGTGTGTGGACAATGTTAACGGCCTCACGACCGCGTTCTTGTATTCCTTGGAGACCCAGACTACCATTGGATATGGTGGCAGAGCGTTGACGGGGCACTGCGCTGGCACAGTGGCTCTCATCATAGTCCAGTCTCTCATTGGTGTCTTTATCAACTGCTTCATGTGTGGAGTTGTCTTAGCTAAGATCTCTTTACCTAAGAATAGAGCAAAGACTGTGACCTTCAGCGATAAAGCTGTGATTTGCCTCAAGAAAGGAAGTCTCTGCCTCCTGATCAGGGTGGCCAACCTCCGAAAGACTTTACTGATCGGCAGCCAAATTTACGGCAAATTGCTGAGGACAACATCTACGCCAGACGGAGAAACCATCATTCTGGACCAGGTGGACATCGACTTTATGGTTGATGTCGGGAAGGATaacctgttttttgtttgccCTTTGACCCTCTACCATGTGATCAACAGATCAAGCCCATTCTATGAGCTGTCAGCTGActccctccctcatcaagaCTTTGAGTTGGTGGTCTTTTTGGAGGGAACAGCTGAGTCTACTAGCTCTGCCTGTCAGGTCAGGACCTCCTACATCCCACAGGAGATCCAGTGGGGATACAGCTTCCTGCCCATCATTTCTCACACCAAGACAGGAAAGTACCGAGTTGATTTCTCAAATTTTTCTAAGAGCGTGCGGGTCACCACACCCCACTGTGTCCGCTGCAGCCAGGCAGATTTggaccacagaaaccacaacaTCCATGACAATGAAAACCATCGCATGCGAGACAAGGTGGGAATCGACAACTTGGGATTTCAGGTGGTTGAAATCCACGAATCGACATCCGTTACTAAAATGTGA
- the LOC101063967 gene encoding testis-specific Y-encoded-like protein 2 isoform X2: MTNDLLRKYLWLWVIVVVLLVSVVIILIFLLINKCITRRGNLCGGSQFTPSKRKDGNISSSVARASFHNAETKSYKMLTEARNSQKESKIYQHETKDCDQDSHDYEGEHDYEHGVDDYEQGAHDYEQDAHDYEQDAHDYEQDAHDYEQDAHDYEQDAHDYEQDAHDYEQDAHDYDQDAHGYEQGADDYEQDAHGNEQDAHDYEQGADDYEQVADDYEQGADDYEQGADDYEQGADDYEQDAHDYEQGADDYEQVADDYEQGADGNEQDAHGNEQDAHGNEQDAHGYEQDAHDCTDDQNYEQSFPDYVSIEDASTGDYDDIRDENEVYSEEDYDDVQP; the protein is encoded by the exons ATGACCAACGATCTTCTGAGGAAGTACTTATGGCTGTGGGTGATcgttgtggtgctgctggtgtcgGTGGTgatcatcctcatcttcctgctcATCAACAAGTGCATCACCAGACGAG gAAATCTTTGTGGAGGATCCCAGTTCACCCccag CAAACGCAAAGATGGAAACATTTCATCTTCAGTGGCTCGGGCATCGTTTCACAATGCAG AGACCAAAAGCTATAAGATGCTGACTGAGGCACGAAACTCCCAGAAGGAATCAAAAATCTACCAGCATGAAACAAAGGACTGCGACCAGGATTCACACGACTATGAGGGAGAACACGACTACGAACACGGTGTAGACGACTATGAACAAGGTGCACACGACTATGAGCAGGATGCACACGACTACGAGCAGGATGCACACGACTATGAGCAGGATGCACACGACTATGAGCAGGATGCACACGACTACGAGCAGGATGCACACGACTATGAGCAGGATGCACACGACTATGAGCAGGATGCACACGACTACGACCAGGATGCACACGGCTACGAACAAGGTGCAGACGACTACGAGCAGGATGCACACGGCAACGAGCAGGATGCACACGACTACGAACAAGGTGCAGACGACTACGAACAAGTTGCAGACGACTACGAACAAGGTGCAGACGACTACGAACAAGGTGCAGACGACTACGAACAAGGTGCAGACGACTACGAGCAGGATGCACACGACTACGAACAAGGTGCAGACGACTACGAACAAGTTGCAGACGACTACGAACAAGGTGCAGACGGCAACGAGCAGGATGCACACGGCAACGAGCAGGATGCACACGGCAACGAGCAGGATGCACACGGCTACGAGCAGGATGCGCATGACTGCACGGATGATCAGAACTACGAACAGAGTTTTCCTGACTATGTCAGTATCGAAGATGCTTCCACTGGAGACTACGATGACATCAGGGATGAAAACGAAGTCTACAGCGAGGAAGACTATGATGATGTGCAGCCTTGA
- the LOC101063967 gene encoding vacuolar protein sorting-associated protein 37B-like isoform X1 — protein sequence MKRPVVRAALLIDASCALSASLYIPMRTRCERVPTASTATRTDKMSKATEFGSCPDAYRSLNTEELSELLQNDDKMDQIIALDEKFQELQVGREMLLMSNRSLAEDSLTRRPRLCNGKFQLAKKYRELSNLAAACWEKQSQLEALVQNHSLQTAQNLLQEEVAHAEEHSEELLERFMEASLGLDDFLDSFQSSRKTYHIRRAKAEKVQEVSRGRQQPEKSKPVEEGKNSEAKKTLDQPQGSQLPNGFIAQGPLRVFQVRYGLRPAILLPHCNISPTTSVPGHQASTPPPEPQVGPSLSPTSPLPGHGQPIGLRVIGQLPGGWPATGRPVRLQQLYRLSPQQTEPPFR from the exons ATGAAGCGGCCGGTGGTCCGTGCAGCGTTGTTAATTGACGCCTCGTGCGCGTTGTCCGCGTCACTTTACATTCCAATGAGAACGAGATGTGAACGCGTCCCCACCGCATCGACCGCGACCCGAACGGATAAAATGTCCAAGGCGACGGAGTTCGGTTCGTGTCCGGACGCCTACCGAAGTCTAAATACCGAGGAGCTGAGCGAACTTTTGCAAAACGACGACAAAATGGACCAGATTATTGCGCTGGATGAAAAG TTTCAGGAGCTTCAAGTGGGTCGGGAGATGCTGCTGATGTCGAACCGAAGCCTGGCGGAGGACAGCCTGACCCGCCGACCCCGCCTCTGCAACGGAAAGTTCCAGTTGGCCAAGAAATATAGAGAACTGTCTAATCTGGCAGCGGCGTGCTGGGAAAAGCAGAGTCAGCTTG AGGCTCTTGTACAGAACCACAGCCTGCAGACGGCCCAGaacctcctgcaggaggaggtggcgcaTGCCGAGGAGCATTCAGAG GAACTGCTGGAGAGGTTCATGGAGGCAAGCCTGGGCCTGGATGACTTCTTAGACTCCTTCCAAAGCTCCAGGAAGACCTACCATATTCGCCGGGCTAAGGCAGAGAAGGTTCAGGAGGTGTCTCGGGGCAGGCAGCAGCCTGAAAAGTCCAAACCAGTAGAAGAGGGCAAAAATTCAGAGGCGAAGAAGACCTTGGATCAGCCGCAGGGGTCTCAGCTGCCCAATGGCTTCATAGCGCAGGGACCTCTTAGAGTGTTCCAGGTACGCTACGGTCTCAGACCAGCCATCCTTCTCCCACATTGCAATATCTCGCCAACTACCTCAGTTCCAGGCCATCAGGCCAGTACCCCACCACCCGAGCCCCAGGTGGGCCCAAGCCTCAGCCCCACTTCCCCGCTCCCGGGACATGGACAACCAATCGGCCTTAGGGTTATCGGACAGTTACCGGGCGGCTGGCCCGCTACTGGTCGACCGGTGAGACTGCAACAGCTTTACCGGCTCAGCCCTCAACAGACAGAACCGCCTTTTCGATAA
- the foxred1 gene encoding FAD-dependent oxidoreductase domain-containing protein 1: protein MLGLGRLGGRLRSNPGWSGSLWTQRNAWRFERLVLCQSLKTVTPLRQDYFRDLEKQLAAMRKKAVDALPGSNWTPLEINPNLPPERADIVIVGGGVVGWSIAYWLKKKERVRGALKVVVVEKDLTYSRASTVLSIGGIRQQFSLPENIHLSLASADFMRNINEHLDVLNEEPVDLQFNQSGYLFLASEDTAHIMEENYRTQRDAGAKVSLLSPTQVKEHFPWMNTEGVALASQGLENEGWFDPWSLLNAFRRKSISMGVVSCHGEVTDFKYTMNVVTTIDDDKLQLRRIQSVKVQMPNSLEYQPVECSIVVNAAGAFSANLVEKLGVGAGTKDAVAGIAVPVEPRKRYVYVVHCPEGPGLDAPLVIDSSGVYFRREGLGGHYITGASPPEAEEPDTSNLEVDHRFFEEKVWPHLANRVPAFERLKVSSAWAGFYDYNTFDQNAIIGLHPLINNMYFATGFSGHGLQHSPAVGRAVAELILDGNFKTLDLSGLGFKRILTQEPMLERNVV from the exons atgttggggttagggaggcTCGGTGGGAGGCTGCGGTCGAATCCCGGATGGTCGGGGTCGCTCTGGACCCAGCGGAACGCATGGAGGTTTGAGCGATTGGTGCTGTGTCAAAGCCTGAAAACTGTCACTCCACTCCGTCAGGACTACTTCAGAG ATCTGGAGAAACAGCTGGCGGCAATGCGGAAGAAGGCGGTGGACGCTCTGCCTGGGAGCAACTGGACCCCACTGGAGATCAACCCCAATCTCCCACCAGAGAGGGCTGATATCGTGATTGTTGGAGGAGGGGTGGTGGGCTGGTCCATCGCTTATTggctgaagaagaaggagagggtgCGCGGGGCACTGAAGGTGGTTGTGGTGGAGAAGGACCTGACG TACTCGCGAGCCTCCACCGTCTTATCAATCGGAGGGATCCGCCAACAGTTCTCCCTGCCAGAGAACATCCACCTGTCCTTGGCCTCTGCAGACTTTATGAGGAACATCAAC GAACACCTTGATGTGTTGAATGAAGAACCCGTTGACCTACAGTTCAACCAGTCAGGATACCTGTTCTTGGCCAGTGAGGACACGGCTCACATCATGGAGGAGAACTACAGAACCCAGAG GGATGCTGGAGCTAAAgtttcccttctctctccaaCTCAAGTAAAGGAACATTTTCCATGGATGAACACTGAAGGTGTGGCCCTGGCATCACAAG ggcTGGAGAACGAGGGCTGGTTCGACCCCTGGTCATTGCTCAATGCCTTCAGACGGAAATCCATCTCTATGGGAGTCGTTTCGTGTCACGGAGAGGTTACAG ATTTCAAGTATACCATGAACGTGGTGACAACAATTGATGATGATAAGCTACAGCTCAGAAGGATACAGTCAGTTAAA GTACAGATGCCCAACAGTCTGGAGTACCAGCCGGTGGAATGTTCCATCGTGGTCAACGCTGCAGGAGCCTTTTCTGCTAACCTGGTGGAGAAGCTGGGCGTCGGCGCGGGCACCAAAGATGCTGTCGCTGGAATCGCCGTTCCCGTGGAGCCTCGAAAACG gTATGTGTACGTCGTCCACTGTCCTGAGGGTCCTGGTCTGGATGCCCCCCTTGTGATCGATTCCTCTGGAGTTTACTTTAGAAGAGAGGGCTTAGGAGGACACTACATCACTGGAGCTTCGCCACCTGAG GCGGAGGAGCCTGACACCAGTAACCTGGAGGTCGACCATCGTTTTTTTGAGGAGAAGGTTTGGCCCCATTTGGCAAACCGTGTCCCTGCCTTCGAGCGCCTGAAG GTGAGCAGCGCCTGGGCAGGTTTCTATGACTACAATACCTTCGACCAGAACGCCATCATTGGGCTCCACCCCCTGATCAATAACATGTACTTTGCCACCGGGTTCAGCGGCCACGGCCTGCAGCACTCTCCCGCCGTGGGTCGCGCCGTTGCAGAACTGATCTTGGACGGGAACTTCAAAACGCTCGATTTAAGCGGTTTAGGTTTCAAGCGTATCCTGACGCAGGAACCCATGTTGGAGCGGAACGTGGTATAA